The genomic DNA GCCGGTGTGTGCTGCTGTCATTACTGCCGACGTCCTGCTCCAGCTTGTGCCGAGGGCCCTGCACACACGAGGCCCCGCTCGCAGCAGAGGGCAGAGAGGAGGCGACATTCCCTCGGGTGAGGCGGGCAGACAGTCAGCCAAGAGAGAAAGCGCAAGCTGGCCCAGGAGACGGGCAAGTGGGGAGTGAACAGCAAAGGGGCGGCGGCTGGGCAGCCTGGGGTGGTCTGAAGCAGCAGGGCCGGGCACAGCTCCAGAAAAGGGACCTTTGAGGAGAGGATGGGCCTCCAGAGATGCCGAGGCAGGTCCGGGGTGCTAGCACACTGCAGGTGGCGGGAGGAGACTCACTGTGTCTGTGGGCAAACAGCATCTTTACAACATGATTCTGACTGTAGAACAGTCCACAGGGAAGGAAATTCCTTGTCGGGAACATTTCAGTGTGCAGGGCTCTGCAGAACAAAATTTGGGAAACTATTTTAACCCCAAAGAGTCTGAGGCCAGCAGGCAGATGGTAAGCGTGGGCCCTTAGGAAAGGAACCCAGCTGCAGACCACCCGGAGCAGCACCCACCGGTGGCCTGCCACGGATCCAGCCCCAAGCCAGCTGCCAGGCTGACCATGAATTGTCCATCTGagcagaggggaaactgaggcatggaggggtCAGGTCATTCTCACAAAGCCTCACAGCCAGAAAGGGTCCGGCTGTGCTCCTGTCTCTGTGACAAACGAAGGATGCTGGGAGCAGGAGCTGCCCAGAAGGTATGGCCCCCCGGACCAGGGGCCCAGGCTGCCCAGACCTCTCTGAGTGCCAGGCAGCGGGGTCCGCGTGCAGGGCGGGctgaggaggaggggcagggccaGCCCCCCCCCTTGAGGACACCCTGCCGAGCTCACCCCTGAGAGCAGGAGCACACTCCTCCCATTTCCAGGGAACTGGCCGCCCACCAGCCAGCCTCGCCCCCGAGGACAGGAGGATTTAGGGCTGGGGTGGCGAGTGCAGCTGTCCCGGCCCATCCCGGAGACACGTTGACAGCAGGTGAGGAGGCTGCAAGGATCCCGGGGACAGAGGCCAGACCCCTTCCCCGCCCTGGGCACGAGGACAGCCACAGAGGAGGGTGCTGGGCAGGGAGGCTCAGGGCTGCTGCAGAAGGCGCCAGGCACAGGGCACAGTGGGGCCTCAGAGGCGATGGGGcctggtgggtggggtggggctgagggtgtCCCTGGCAGGGGCATGGCCCAGCAAAGGTGTGGTGACAGGGAATCGCGGTACGGCCTGGGGAGCTCtatctgtctctccctgtctctccctgtctccctccatctctctttctctccccctctctccctctctgcctagCTCTGTCTCtatatttatctctctctgtctctatctctctctctgtgtctttcctccccccacggcacccccaccccacagcccctAACCCAGAGCCGGGGTCCAAAGGGCTCCCTGGCTGCATCCCCCAGACCTGTGTGGGtcgggatgggggtggggtgggggtgctctgAGACCCTCCATAACTGGGCCGGGCTCCCGGTGcccatttctccctcccctcGGAGGGCACAGGCCTGGACTGGAGCAGGACCCCCAGGCTCTTCTCAGAAGCAGCTGGCTGCACACGCCTGTGTTAGCATCTCCGCAGAGGCCCCGGCCCTGCAACCTGTCCCCAGCGACCCCATGCCTGCTTTGAGGCTGCAGAGCAGAGCCGTGCGGACCCTCCTGTGCCAGGGCCCCAGGGCTTAGCCTCTGCTTGGGCCAGAGCCTGCAGGCACGGTCAGCGCCTCCCCCGCCTTCCCACACCCTCCCAGCTGCCGGGTGGCCCCCAAAcatcttccctcctcccttctcccccccgCCAGCACAGGACAGTGTCCTCAGGGCCACCACTGCACACCACCCAGCAGGCCCCCTAGGGTGGGGGATTTAGCAGGAGTGTGGCCCAGGCCCTGTGGGCAGGAGGCCCCCAGCGGGGCCCCTGATGGTGGGGGGAGGAAGCCCCTGCCCACGTGAGCCCACTGCTGGCCTCTGCCACCTCACACCTCACCGTGCAGGGCCTGTGAGTCAGTGCCCGTGCCACCACCAGTCTGCCCATCCAGCCTGgaggagggcagggcctgggcgcGCCCAGCCCCGCCCTGTCAACCATCACTATCTTCCCAACGCCCCTCTTACAGAGAGGCGGTGAGACGCAGGGCTGGCCATCCCCGGGAAGGGAGGCCCCCACGCTGCCTGGGGGCCTGTCTGGCTGCACTGGGGGACCCGTGCACTGCCGGGCTCTGTCGCCTCTTACCAGGGCCCTCCCTGCCCGCCCGGGAGCCAGCCAGCATGTTCGGGCTCTGGAGAACCTTCAACAGCGTCGTTTTCTACCTCAGCCTGGCCGTCGGCCTCGGAGGCCTGGTGGGCAACGGGCTCGTCCTCTGGCACCTCGGCTTGCACATCAAGAAGGGCCCCTTCTCCGTGTACATCCTCCACCTGGCCGCTGCGGACTTCCTGTTCCTCGCCTGCCAGGTGGGCTTCTCCGTCGTGCAGGCCGCCCTGGGCGCCCAGGACACCCTCTACTTCGCAGTCGCCTTCACCGGGTTCTCCGTGGGGCTCTGGCTGCTGGCGGCCTTCAGCGCCGAGCGCTGCCTCTCTGCAGTCTTCCCCTCCGGCTGCCAGCGCTGCCGCCCCAGACACACAGCGGGCGTCGTCTGCGGCCTGGTCTGGGCCCTGAGCCCGCCGGCCGTGCTGCTGACCGGCAACGCCTGCGGCCTGCTGCGCAGTAGCGCGCGCCCCCTGACCTGCCTGCGGTACCACTCGGCCAGCGTCGTGTGGCTGCTGTCCCTGGTCTGCGCGGCCTGCGTGGCCGGACTCGTCCTGTTCGTCTGGGTGGCCTGCTGTTCCCAGCGCCAGCGCCCCAAGTTCTACGGCATCGTCCTGGGCTCTGTGCTGCTGCTGCTCTTCTGCGGCCTGCCCTTCGTCCTCTACTGGAGCCTGCGGCCCCTCCTGAACCTCCTGCTGCCCGTGTTCCCCCCGCTGGCCGCCTTCCTGGCCTGCGTCCACAGCAGCTCCAGGCCGCTCATCTACTTCACGGTGGGCCGGCAGCCCGGCAGGCGGGAGCCGCTGCGCGCGGTTCTCCAGAGGGCCCTCGGGGAGGAGGCCGCGCTGGGGGCCGCGTCCCTGCCCATGGGCCTCATGTAGGGGTGGCTGCCCGCACCCCACCCCTCGCCAGACCCTGCCCAGGACTCTGTGATCCCCGCTACCCGCGGCGCACTCGCGCTGGGGACCCAAGGGCTGAGGACAGAGTGACCACTGTGGTCCCCCAAGGCCCAAACAGGGCTAAGGCCGCACCGCTGATTGGTCCCCGAAG from Manis pentadactyla isolate mManPen7 chromosome 9, mManPen7.hap1, whole genome shotgun sequence includes the following:
- the MRGPRG gene encoding mas-related G-protein coupled receptor member G, encoding MFGLWRTFNSVVFYLSLAVGLGGLVGNGLVLWHLGLHIKKGPFSVYILHLAAADFLFLACQVGFSVVQAALGAQDTLYFAVAFTGFSVGLWLLAAFSAERCLSAVFPSGCQRCRPRHTAGVVCGLVWALSPPAVLLTGNACGLLRSSARPLTCLRYHSASVVWLLSLVCAACVAGLVLFVWVACCSQRQRPKFYGIVLGSVLLLLFCGLPFVLYWSLRPLLNLLLPVFPPLAAFLACVHSSSRPLIYFTVGRQPGRREPLRAVLQRALGEEAALGAASLPMGLM